A single candidate division KSB1 bacterium DNA region contains:
- a CDS encoding YceI family protein — translation MNLKALTIHGKANQLTGSLLLDGLNLKQINVKIPVNSISTGMKVRDKHLRQRIFQTEDGEFPDIEFFSSGVNCTGQPDNMECDVKGF, via the coding sequence GTGAACCTAAAAGCTCTTACCATTCATGGCAAAGCGAATCAACTCACGGGTTCCCTGCTGCTGGATGGTTTAAACCTTAAACAAATAAATGTAAAAATACCCGTTAATTCTATCTCGACAGGTATGAAGGTGCGAGATAAGCATTTGCGACAGCGCATCTTTCAAACTGAAGACGGCGAATTCCCGGATATTGAATTTTTTAGCTCAGGGGTTAATTGTACCGGTCAACCAGACAATATGGAATGCGACGTTAAAGGATTTTAA